In Drosophila santomea strain STO CAGO 1482 chromosome 2L, Prin_Dsan_1.1, whole genome shotgun sequence, a single window of DNA contains:
- the LOC120458952 gene encoding protein I'm not dead yet codes for MATQDYKPGDIPLEEQDDRRLFCKYHYKGVLLLLIPILFAPMLIGTPVLVFRFMYLTICFYLIYILNLMARGAAAFIYMVFIPVAGIAASKPLSVSYYTDLIFFVYAAIFMGIMMDSSRLSERIAFFAISLVGGSIKFLQIFMTIAVLILSILVNPTISAAFWMKVSQAVIAEYDNAGVVKGDSEEKPYEVGSKPYPTRPVIGIFLTCCYTASFASSLSPVVNPNGVISDVFPGDFTVMEMITIMAGPSILGTIVMVFWMQVLFLGLLGGSVKRELAEFEGAKGGFKQASADRKQALGPWSIHSILALIIILVMFVLVATRKPRIFNGWDSLSDGTESGLSVPGIGVAILFFAIPANYLFCRYYVCRQPEKEGTANSLLGWKAVNNNTPWGDIFMLGAAFSCVFCANASGFNKFVVDNLPSDDNKELKMMNFLNGALLGTLMTTLSPATTVAKLTLPTMIKGGNSFSLPFATALHNQFLLPVSTPGNTIVAGWGNIRPFQFLMGGSVLALFMFITVAGFTALLKGTVL; via the exons ATGGCAAC TCAGGATTACAAGCCCGGGGATATTCCCTTAGAGGAGCAAGACGACCGCAGATTATTCTGCAAATACCACTACAAAGGAGTTCTCCTTCTGCTCATACCCATTCTGTTTGCACCCATGTTGATTGGAACTCCAGTGCTG GTTTTTCGCTTTATGTATCTAACAATATGTTTCTACTTGATATATATACTAAATTTAATGGCCAGAGGAGCTGCCGCCTTTATCTACATGGTTTTCATACCCGTGGCGGGCATAGCAGCCTCTAAGCCGCTCAGTGTTTCGTACTACACTGATCTCATATTCTTCGTTTATGCCGCTATATTCATGGGCATTATGATGGACAGTTCCAGATTGAGCGAACGCATTGCGTTCTTTGCAATCTCCCTAGTTGGAGGAAGTATAAAATT TCTTCAGATTTTCATGACCATCGCCGTGTTAATTCTGTCCATTCTGGTGAATCCCACAATATCCGCTGCCTTTTGGATGAAGGTCTCCCAAGCCGTGATAGCGGAATACGATAAT GCTGGTGTTGTGAAGGGGGATTCTGAGGAAAAGCCTTACGAGGTTGGATC CAAACCATATCCCACGCGTCCTGTAATCGGAATTTTCCTAACCTGTTGCTACACAGCCTCGTTTGCGTCGAGTCTTTCGCCCGTCGTGAATCCGAATGGTGTGATAAGCGATGTTTTTCCGGG CGATTTTACAGTTATGGAGATGATTACGATAATGGCGGGACCATCTATATTGGGCACTATTGTCATGGTCTTCTGGATGCAAGTCCTCTTCCTCGGACTTCTTGGAGGCAGTGTTAAGCGCGAACTGGCCGAGTTCGAGGGCGCCAAGGGCGGCTTTAAGCAGGCCTCGGCTGATAGGAAACAGGCCCTTGGTCCTTGGAGTATACATTCCATCTTGGCCCTAATCATAATTCTAGTGATGTTCGTGCTGGTGGCCACTCGAAAGCCGCGCATTTTTAACGGATGGGATAGTCTAAGCGATGGCACAGAATCCGGACTCTCGGTGCCGGGCATTGGCGTAGCCATCCTGTTCTTTGCCATTCCGGCCAACTACTTATTCTGCAGGTACTATGTGTGCCGCCAGCCGGAGAAGGAGGGCACTGCCAATTCGCTGCTGGGCTGGAAGGCGGTGAACAACAATACTCCCTGGGGTGATATCTTCATGCTGGGCGCCGCCTTCAGCTGCGTCTTTTGTGCCAATGCTAGTGGATTCAACAAATTCGTGGTTGATAACCTGCCCTCCGATGACAACAAGGAACTGAAAATGATGAACTTCCTCAACGGTGCCTTGCTCGGAACACTGATGACCACTCTGTCCCCGGCCACCACCGTGGCCAAGCTGACTCTGCCCACCATGATAAAGGGG GGCAACTCCTTTTCGCTGCCATTTGCCACCGCGTTGCACAATCAGTTTTTGCTGCCCGTGAGCACCCCAGGAAACACAATTGTCGCCGGCTGGGGCAATATAAGACCTTTCCAATTT TTGATGGGTGGAAGTGTCTTGGCGCTTTTCATGTTCATCACAGTTGCAGGATTCACTGCGTTGCTCAAGGGCACGGTTCTCTGA
- the LOC120457365 gene encoding uncharacterized protein LOC120457365 translates to MNTSTTSAIGLLIFIPLILMQQDPQTANWSAQIALELQEQPDKLAYCRSLQQQNLRIPLQITECAPILSNQLAVTGEMLLEIQKRCWAGWGLLAGRCRKLA, encoded by the coding sequence ATGAACACTTCGACCACAAGCGCCATCGGATTGTTAATATTCATCCCACTGATCCTGATGCAGCAGGACCCTCAAACGGCAAACTGGTCGGCTCAAATCGCCCTGGAGCTTCAGGAGCAGCCGGACAAGTTGGCCTATTGCCGTTCCCTTCAGCAACAGAATCTGCGCATCCCGCTCCAAATCACTGAATGCGCCCCCATTCTGAGTAACCAGCTTGCCGTGACAGGTGAAATGCTACTCGAGATTCAAAAGCGCTGCTGGGCCGGATGGGGACTCCTGGCAGGACGATGCCGCAAGTTGGCCTAG